In one Brienomyrus brachyistius isolate T26 chromosome 5, BBRACH_0.4, whole genome shotgun sequence genomic region, the following are encoded:
- the LOC125741924 gene encoding migration and invasion enhancer 1-like, with protein MGVKVQVEYCGGUGYEPRYQELARVVIAEFPDAEVSGFVGRQGSFEIEINGQLIFSKMETGGFPYEDDIMDALQKALEGKPVEKITKSRPPCVIL; from the exons ATGGGGGTAAAAGTCCAAGTGGAATACTG TGGAGGATGAGGATACGAGCCCCGCTATCAGGAGCTTGCGCGGGTCGTCATCGCCGAGTTCCCTGATGCGGAGGTGTCAGGCTTCGTGGGGAGGCAGG GTAGCTTCGAGATCGAGATCAATGGACAGCTGATCTTCTCGAAGATGGAAACCGGTGGTTTCCCATACGAAGATGAT ATAATGGATGCTCTACAGAAAGCACTGGAGGGAAAGCCAGTGGAAAagatcaccaagagccgtccacCTTGTGTCATCCTGTAA
- the LOC125741925 gene encoding migration and invasion enhancer 1-like, producing MGVKVQVEYCGGUGYEPRYQELARVVIAEFPDAEVSGFVGRLGSFEIEINGQLIFSKMETGGFPYEDDIMDALQKALEGKPVEKITKSRPPCVIL from the exons ATGGGGGTAAAAGTCCAAGTGGAATACTG TGGAGGATGAGGATACGAGCCCCGCTATCAGGAGCTTGCGCGGGTCGTCATCGCCGAGTTCCCTGATGCGGAGGTGTCAGGCTTCGTGGGGAGGCTGG GTAGCTTCGAGATCGAGATCAATGGACAGCTGATCTTCTCGAAGATGGAAACCGGTGGTTTCCCATACGAAGATGAT ATAATGGATGCTCTACAGAAAGCACTGGAGGGAAAGCCAGTGGAAAagatcaccaagagccgtccacCTTGTGTCATCCTGTAA